Proteins encoded in a region of the Oncorhynchus clarkii lewisi isolate Uvic-CL-2024 chromosome 18, UVic_Ocla_1.0, whole genome shotgun sequence genome:
- the LOC139372312 gene encoding fMet-Leu-Phe receptor-like translates to MTPNATLPFVLVTSATRDDKAKVVDIEAIMNNLIIVLYTLTIVLGTTGNSVVIWVAGFKLKPTVTNVWLVNLAVADLIFCLSRVLSLTKKLFFDYWPFGIFLCKFNGFFKYANMFCSVFLLAVISMDRTLCVWHPVFTKRRRTICAARLVSAGVWAVAAILSAPYFAYRQVYLGKNNLSKCSLDVKESTKGDNSAKLALYLMRFLCGFLLPFLIILCCYILAGLGIRRTRLLGKSRPLRILASLVCAFFLCWAPYHCLLLVKMVKSNSMVVKVGLTGATGFAYFNSCVNPLLYFCMGLDMRGSRFRQSLAGVYRRALADDRDGRNTQSNERTVDDSSGSVSRLAMVNVANVSFE, encoded by the coding sequence ATGACACCAAACGCCACCCTTCCATTCGTCCTCGTCACCTCAGCCACCCGAGATGACAAAGCCAAGGTGGTGGACATCGAGGCCATCATGAACAACTTAATCATTGTCCTTTACACGCTGACCATTGTCCTGGGCACCACGGGCAACTCTGTAGTCATCTGGGTGGCAGGCTTCAAGCTCAAGCCCACCGTCACCAATGTGTGGCTGGTCAACCTGGCCGTGGCCGACCTCATCTTCTGCCTGAGCCGTGTGCTCTCGCTGACCAAGAAGCTCTTCTTCGACTACTGGCCGTTCGGCATCTTTTTATGCAAGTTCAACGGCTTCTTCAAGTATGCCAACATGTTCTGCAGTGTGTTCCTGCTCGCTGTCATCAGCATGGACCGGACGCTCTGCGTCTGGCACCCCGTCTTTACCAAACGGCGTAGGACGATCTGCGCCGCCCGCCTGGTGAGTGCCGGCGTGTGGGCGGTGGCGGCCATTTTGAGCGCCCCCTACTTCGCCTACCGCCAGGTTTACCTCGGCAAGAACAACCTGAGCAAGTGCTCGCTAGATGTCAAGGAGTCAACGAAAGGCGATAACAGCGCTAAGCTCGCGCTCTACCTAATGCGCTTCCTATGCGGTTTCCTGCTTCCTTTCCTCATCATCCTCTGCTGCTACATCCTAGCAGGGTTAGGCATCAGACGCACCCGCCTGTTGGGCAAGTCACGTCCCCTCCGTATCCTGGCATCGCTGGTCTGTGCTTTCTTCCTGTGCTGGGCGCCCTACCACTGTCTCCTACTGGTCAAGATGGTGAAGAGCAACAGTATGGTGGTGAAGGTGGGGCTGACAGGGGCCACAGGCTTTGCCTACTTCAACAGTTGTGTGAACCCGCTGCTGTACTTCTGTATGGGGTTGGACATGAGAGGGTCAAGATTCAGGCAGAGCTTAGCGGGGGTGTACCGGAGAGCACTAGCCGATGACAGAGATGGTCGAAACACTCAGTCCAACGAGCGCACAGTGGATGATAGTTCTGGCTCTGTATCACGACTTGCAATGGTGAATGTGGCCAATGTCAGTTTCGAGTGA